Below is a genomic region from Streptomyces sp. NBC_00461.
CCGCGCTGGTGGACTTCGCCCGCGCCGAGAACGCCACCCAGCTCGTCCTCGGCACCAGCCGCCGCGGCCGCCTGGAACGGTTCCTCACCGGGTCGGGCACGGGCGAGACGGTGACCGCCCTCTCCGGCGATATCGACGTCCACCGGGTCACGCACGAGCGGGCCGGCCGCGGGACCCTGCTGCCATCCCGGCGGCGCACCCTGTCGACAGCCCGGCTGATCGCAGGTCCGGTGGCCGGACTGGTGCTGCCGGTGATGCTCACTGCCGTCCTGGCGCAGGTGCGGGGGACGGTGAACCTGACCAGTGAGGCGCTGCTGTTCCTGCTCGCCGTGGTGGGGGTGGCCTGCATAGGCGGGGTCGCCTCGGCCGTGATCGCGTCGGTGACGGCGTCGCTGCTGCTCAACTACTGGTTCATCCCGCCCATCGGGCAGTTCACGTTGGACGATCCCAACGCGTTGCTGGCCCTGGGGGTGTTCGCGGTGGTGGCGGCCACTGTCGCAGCCGTCGTCGACCGCTCCCTGCGCCTTTGGCGGCGCTCGGCCCGGGCCACCGCCGAGGCCGAGACCATGTCGTCGCTGGCCGGAAGCATCGTGCGCGGCGGCGCGACCATTCCGGCGCTGCTGGAGCGCACGCGGGAGACCTTCGGTATGGAGTCGGTGGAGCTGGTGGAGCAGCCGCCCGATGCCGACGGCGCAACGGCCGTGCCGGCCGGTCCCGGCGCGTATCTCGTCCTGGGCGGCCGCACTCTGTCGTCGTCCGAGCGGCGGGTGCTGGCCGCGTTCGCCGCGCACGTGGGGTCCGCGGTGGAGCGGGCCAGGCTCGCCGAGGCCGCCGCCGAGGTGGAACCGGTGAAGGCCGCCGACCGGATGCGTACGGCCCTGCTGCGGGCCGTCGGCCATGACCTACGGACCCCGCTCGCCGCCGGCTGGGCCGCGGTCGCCTCGCTCCGCAGCCGGGACGTGGAGTTCTCCGCCGCGGACCGGGACGAACTCCTCGCCACCGCCGACGAGTCCATGGCCAAGCTCAACCGTCTGGTCGAGAACCTCCTCGACCTCAGCCGCCTGGAAGCGGGCGCGCTCACTCTGAATCTGCGCGCGACCACGCTTGAGGAGGTGCTCCCCATGGCGCTCGCGGACACTCCCGGCATCGAGGTGACGGACGCGGAGGAGATTCCGGCAGTGCAGGCCGATCCACCGCTGCTGGAGCGCGTGATCGCCAACCTGGCCGGAAACGCCGCTCGCCACACGGCTGTTGGACAGAAGGTGCTGGTGACCGCCAGTGCCCTGGCAGGCCGGGTGGAGCTGCGGGTCGTGGACCGGGGGCCCGGTCTGCCCGCCGACGGCCGCGACCGGCTCTTCGAGCCGTTCCAGCGGCTCGGCGACACCGACAACACCACCGGACTCGGCCTCGGCCTGGCCCTCGCCCGCGGCCTGACCGAGGCGATGAACGGGACCCTCACCCCCGAGGACACCCCCGGCGGCGGCCTGACCATGGTCGTGTCGCTGCCCTTCGCCGAACAGACGGAATCCACGGAGTACCCGCACCCGCGTGGTGCGCAGAGCGTAGGAGGTGCCTGATGAGCACCGAGACCGGCACATGGCGGCTGTTGCACCGCACGGAGGGACCGCGCGTCACGTCGGCGGGTACCTGGCCACTGCGGGACCGGCTCGCCCTGACGGCGGGCCTGGCAGTCCCGTTCCTGGTGGCCCTCGCGCTCGTTCCGTTCCGCTCGGATCTGTCCCACACCAACGCCGCCCTCATCCTCGTCGTGGTAGTCGTCGCGGTCGCCGCGCTGGGCAGCCGTACGGCGGGTGCGCTCGCGGCGCTCTCCGCGGCGGCCTGGTTCGACTTCTTCCTCACCCGGCCCTACGAGACGTTCGACATCACCGCGTCCGCGGACGTCGAAACGGCGGTGCTCCTGTTGCTCGTCGGCGTCATCGTGTCCCAACTGGCCGCCCGAGCCCGCCGTTTGGAGGTCATCGCGGTGACCGACGGGGATCACCTGTCCCGGATCCACCGCACGGCCGCCCTCGCCCAGTCCGCCAACTCTGCGGACACCGTGGTCGATCACGTCCGCCGGGAGCTGACCGACCTGCTCGGACTGCGCGCGTGCCGCTTCGAGTACGGCACCCTCATGGGGCAACCGCCCAGGCTGCAGAAGGACGGCAGCGTGACGGTCGGTCGGCGCCCCTGGGACGTGGACGCCGTCGGCTGGCCCGAGGGAGACATCGAGCTCCGGGCATACGGCAACGGTCACTACCTCGGCCGCTTCATGCTCACCCCCGGTAGCGGCCCCGTACCGCCGCTCCAAAGTCGCCTCGTCGCGGTGACCCTGGCCGATCAGACGGGCGCGGCCCTGGACACTGCGGGGCCGGTGAAGGAGGGGTGACCGCGGGCGTCTGTACGGGCGCCTGTCACTCCAGGCCGGAGACCTTGAAAACGGCGCGGGCGGTCTCGCGGTCGACGCGCTGCGAGATGTGGCGCAGGGCGGTGGCACCGCACAGCAGGGTGCCGCCCGCCGCGGACTTCCGTGCGTCCTCGTCCAGGCGGTACCACAGCTGAGGATTGGTCACGAGGACGTCCGGGTCGATCTCGATGCGTCTGCCGAACGCGTCCCGCAGCAGGAGCCGTTGGGAGATGCCGTCCAGGTGGCGGACGGACACCAACAGGTCCGTACGGACCCGGTGCTCCCGCAGCATCCGACGCGAGGACAGCCAACCCTCGCCGGCGGACACTCGGGCGGGATACAACGCGACGAACAGCAGCCCTGCCAGGGCCAGCCACAAGGCGGCACGCCAGGGGGCGAGCCGGCCGGAGCCCCAGTCGACCAGGAGAAGCACGACGAGCAGTACTCCCGCGCAGCGGACGGAACTCCACAACTCCTGCGCCCACTGGAGGTCGTTCGTTGCCTCACCGGGTTTGTCTCCGTGTGCGTCGACCGGTTCGTGTCGCGCGTCGTCGCGGCGTCCCATACCAGTGACGGTAGAGATCCGGAGAACCCGATCGGCGCACTTTGATGCGCCTCTGACGGATATCCAGCGGTTCTTGACGCTATGACTTGCGGTACACGGTGGTCCCGTGCGACGGGACGGCAGTTGCCTGGATCACATGGCCGTCAAGGGCCCGTCAAGTTCGGGCTCTTCGGCGCGAAGATGCCGCAAGGAGTAGTCGGAAGCGACGGGAATCGGACAGAACCTGGAGTGCACTGCGCACTCTTCAGCCCTTGTGCGCGGCCCTGGAAGAAGGAGCGCGCACCCATGTCCGTCCTGACGACCGAGCCGGACGCCGTCCCCGCCGGTGAGGAGCCGCCGGATACCGGCGAACGTCATCGCCTGACCGCCGTCACCGGCCTTGCCGCGCTGTCGCTGGACGCGATGGCGTCGGTGGCGTACGGGCCCGAGGCGATCGTGCTGGTGCTGGCCGCCGCGGGCGGGCACGGCCTCGGCTTCACGCTCCCGGTGACCCTGGCCATCGCGGGCCTGCTGGCGGTGCTGGTCGCCTCGTACCGGCAGGTGATCGCGGCCTTCCCGGACGGCGGTGGCTCGTACGCCGTCGCGAAGACGCACCTGGGAGCCCGCACGAGCCTGGTCGCGGCAGCCTCTCTGGTCCTGGACTACGTCCTCAACGTGGCCGTCGCCGTCACCGCAGGTGTGGCCGCCCTGACCTCGGCCTTCCCGGCCCTCTACGACGACCGGCTGTGGCTGTGCCTGGCAGTGCTCGCCCTGATCACGGGCATCAACCTGCGCGGCATCGTGGAGTCGGCAAGGGCGTTCATCGTGCCGACGGTCGTCTTCGTCGGCTCGATCTTCGTGCTCATCCTGGTGGGCCTGTTCCGGTCCGAGCCGGTGAGCACCGCCACCGCGGCGGGACACGCGTCGGCGCTCGCGGACAACGCCTCCACCGTGGGCGCACTGCTATTGCTGAAAGCTTTCGCCTCCGGCTGCGCCGCACTGACCGGGGTGGAGGCCATTGCCAACGCCGTCCCCTCCTTCCGCCGCCCGCGCGTGAAGCGGGCCCAGCGCGCGGAGGTCGCCCTCGGTGCGGTGCTCGGCGTGATGCTGATCGGCCTGTCGGTGCTGATCTCCCGCTTCCACCTCCAGCCGGTCGAGGGCGTCACCGTCCTCGCCCAGCTCGCAGACGCCTCGCTCGGCCACAACTGGGCCTTCTACGTCATCCAGTTCGCGACGATGATCCTGCTGGCGCTGTCCGCGAACACGTCCTTCGGCGGGCTGCCGGTGCTGCTGAAGCTGCTGGCCCGTGACAACTACGCACCTCACGTGTTCGCCCTGAAGGCTGACCGCCAGGTGCACCGGCACGGCGTCCTCGCTCTCGCCGTGGTCTCCGCGGCATTGCTGGTGTTCTCCGGCGGTGACACCAACACCCTGGTGCCGCTGTTCGCGATCGGCGTCTTCGTCGGCTTCACCATTGCCCAGGTGGGCATGGTCCGGCACTGGCGGTTCGAACGCTCGCCCGGGTGGCGCGGCAAGGCGCTGCTCAACGGGTTCGGTGCCGTCCTCACCGGCGTCGCGACGGTCGTCGTCACGGCGTCGAAGTTCGAGGAGGGCGCCTGGCTGATCGTGATCGCGCTGCCTCTGCTGGTCGCGGTCTTCGAGACCGTGCACCGCGCCTACGCCCGGATCGGCGAGCGGCTGGGCCTGGGCCGTATCCCCGAGCACCCGCACCGCGACCGCTCGGTCGTGATCGTGCCGGTGTCGTCCATCTCCCGCCTCACCTCGGAGGCCCTCACCGCGGCTGCCTCCCTCGGCGACGAAGTCCGTGCGGTCACCGTCTGCTACCCCGACCCCGAGGACCGGGTCTCACTGCACGCTCTGGAGCGCGCCTGGGCCGAGTGGGACCCCGGGGTGCCGCTGGTCCGGCTGACCTGCGAGCGCCGCTCCCTGGGCCGTCCCATCGCCGCCTACGTCCGCGAGGTGTCGGTGTCGGAGCCGGCCACCCGGGTCACCGTTCTCATTCCGGAGACGGAGCCGGAGCGGCTGTGGCAGCGGCTGCTGCAGAACCAGCGGGGCGCCGTCGTCGCGCACGCGGTACGGCGGGAAACCGACGCAGTGATCTGCAGGCTGCGCTTCCGGTTGTTCTGACGCCGCCTGCGCCCGACGGCGGCACCTTGCCACAGGTCGGCGCAGGTGCCGTAAGAGTTACGTCAAAGGTGTACGGCACGCCGTAAGGGACCCGTCAACGACGCTCGATTCCGGCCAGAGACGGGGTTTCCTCTATTCGTCCGATCCGCTTGCGGATTCCAGAACCTCCTCTAGGAGCTCGCGATGGCCGATCTGGCCTTCGTCGTCGCCACGATCGCGGTCTTCGCGCTGGTGGCCCTCGTCGCCAAGGGGGTGACGAAGCTGTGACCGCTGAGAACATCGTCGGCCTCGTCGTGGCCGTCGCCCTGCTGGGCTATCTCGTCCTCGCCCTGATCTTCCCGGAGAGGTTCTGAGCCACGACATGGGTCCCGTACTTGCCGGCTTCCTCCAGCTGCTCGCCCTGATAGGCGCGCTGGCTCTCGCCTACGTCCCCCTTGGCAACTACATGGCCAAGGTCTATTCCTCCGACAAGCACTGGCGTGTCGAGAAGTGGATCTATAAGGGCATCGGCGCCAACCCGGACGCCGAGATGCGCTGGCCCGCGTACCTGCGCGGTGTCCTCGCCTTTTCCGCGATCGGTGTCCTCTTCCTCTACCTGCTGCAGCGGGTCCAGGGCGTTCTGCCGATGTCGCTCGGCTTCTCCGCCATCGAGCCGGCGCAGGCGTTCAACACCGCCTCGTCCTTCGTGACCAACACCAACTGGCAGTCGTACTACGGCGAGCAGGCCATGGGCCACGTCGTGCAGACCGCCGGTCTGGCCGTCCAGAACTTCGTCTCCGCAGCCGTGGGCATCGCCGTCGCGGTGGCTCTCGTACGGGGCTTCGCGCGCTCGCGCACCGGTGAGCTGGGCAACTTCTGGTCCGACCTGGTGCGTGGTGTCATGCGCATCCTGCTGCCGGGTGCCTTCATCGCGGCGATCGTGCTCGTGGCCTGCGGTGCCATCCAGAACTTCTCCGGCATCCACGAGGTCGGTCAGTTCATGGGCGGGTCGCAGCAGTGGAACGGCGGCGCCGTCGCCTCCCAGGAGGCCATCAAGGAGTTCGGCACCAACGGCGGCGGCATCTTCAACGCCAACAGTGCCCACCCGTTCGAGAACCCCGGCCCGTTCACGAACCTCTTCGAGATCTTCCTGCTGCTGGTCATCCCGTTCTCGCTGACCCGCACCTTCGGCATCATGGTCGGCTCGGTCAAGCAGGGCTACGCGATCCTCGCCACCATGGCCACGATCTGGCTCGGCTTCACAGTCCTGATGATGTGGACCGAGTTTGCGCACCACGGCCCGGCGCT
It encodes:
- the kdpF gene encoding K(+)-transporting ATPase subunit F; translated protein: MTAENIVGLVVAVALLGYLVLALIFPERF
- a CDS encoding APC family permease produces the protein MSVLTTEPDAVPAGEEPPDTGERHRLTAVTGLAALSLDAMASVAYGPEAIVLVLAAAGGHGLGFTLPVTLAIAGLLAVLVASYRQVIAAFPDGGGSYAVAKTHLGARTSLVAAASLVLDYVLNVAVAVTAGVAALTSAFPALYDDRLWLCLAVLALITGINLRGIVESARAFIVPTVVFVGSIFVLILVGLFRSEPVSTATAAGHASALADNASTVGALLLLKAFASGCAALTGVEAIANAVPSFRRPRVKRAQRAEVALGAVLGVMLIGLSVLISRFHLQPVEGVTVLAQLADASLGHNWAFYVIQFATMILLALSANTSFGGLPVLLKLLARDNYAPHVFALKADRQVHRHGVLALAVVSAALLVFSGGDTNTLVPLFAIGVFVGFTIAQVGMVRHWRFERSPGWRGKALLNGFGAVLTGVATVVVTASKFEEGAWLIVIALPLLVAVFETVHRAYARIGERLGLGRIPEHPHRDRSVVIVPVSSISRLTSEALTAAASLGDEVRAVTVCYPDPEDRVSLHALERAWAEWDPGVPLVRLTCERRSLGRPIAAYVREVSVSEPATRVTVLIPETEPERLWQRLLQNQRGAVVAHAVRRETDAVICRLRFRLF
- the kdpA gene encoding potassium-transporting ATPase subunit KdpA — protein: MGPVLAGFLQLLALIGALALAYVPLGNYMAKVYSSDKHWRVEKWIYKGIGANPDAEMRWPAYLRGVLAFSAIGVLFLYLLQRVQGVLPMSLGFSAIEPAQAFNTASSFVTNTNWQSYYGEQAMGHVVQTAGLAVQNFVSAAVGIAVAVALVRGFARSRTGELGNFWSDLVRGVMRILLPGAFIAAIVLVACGAIQNFSGIHEVGQFMGGSQQWNGGAVASQEAIKEFGTNGGGIFNANSAHPFENPGPFTNLFEIFLLLVIPFSLTRTFGIMVGSVKQGYAILATMATIWLGFTVLMMWTEFAHHGPALQAAGGAMEGKETRFGVGASSIFAVSTTLTSTGAVDSFHSSFTGLGGGITMLGMMLGEIAPGGTGSGLYGMLIMAVIAVFIAGLMVGRTPEYLGKKIGSREIKLAACYILITPALVLIFTAASMALPTPPHSMLNSGAHGFSEVLYAFTSASNNNGSAFAGLNANTDWYNTMTGLAMLFGRFLPMIFVLALAGSLAEQKPVPETAGTLRTEKPLFTGLLVGAILIITGLTYFPALALGPLAEGLAS
- a CDS encoding DUF4118 domain-containing protein; translation: MSTETGTWRLLHRTEGPRVTSAGTWPLRDRLALTAGLAVPFLVALALVPFRSDLSHTNAALILVVVVVAVAALGSRTAGALAALSAAAWFDFFLTRPYETFDITASADVETAVLLLLVGVIVSQLAARARRLEVIAVTDGDHLSRIHRTAALAQSANSADTVVDHVRRELTDLLGLRACRFEYGTLMGQPPRLQKDGSVTVGRRPWDVDAVGWPEGDIELRAYGNGHYLGRFMLTPGSGPVPPLQSRLVAVTLADQTGAALDTAGPVKEG
- a CDS encoding sensor histidine kinase yields the protein MSDVRPGRLKVYLGAAPGVGKTYRMLDEGRRRAARGADVVVGFAECHGRPRTEAMLDGLEVVGRARCSYRGGQFQEMDLGAVLARRPQVAIVDEFAHSNVPGDGRNLKRWQDIEALLDAGIDVITALNIQHLASLNDVVEKITGVPQHETVPDEVVRRAHQVELVDMPPEGLRRRMAHGNVYAPEKIDAALANYFRTGNLTALRQLALLWVADRVDEALQEYRSQHGIGGVWETRERVVVALTGGPEGDTLIRRAARIAARSAGGDLLAVHVARSDGLAAGVSHASLARQRRLVEDLGGSYHSIVGDDVATALVDFARAENATQLVLGTSRRGRLERFLTGSGTGETVTALSGDIDVHRVTHERAGRGTLLPSRRRTLSTARLIAGPVAGLVLPVMLTAVLAQVRGTVNLTSEALLFLLAVVGVACIGGVASAVIASVTASLLLNYWFIPPIGQFTLDDPNALLALGVFAVVAATVAAVVDRSLRLWRRSARATAEAETMSSLAGSIVRGGATIPALLERTRETFGMESVELVEQPPDADGATAVPAGPGAYLVLGGRTLSSSERRVLAAFAAHVGSAVERARLAEAAAEVEPVKAADRMRTALLRAVGHDLRTPLAAGWAAVASLRSRDVEFSAADRDELLATADESMAKLNRLVENLLDLSRLEAGALTLNLRATTLEEVLPMALADTPGIEVTDAEEIPAVQADPPLLERVIANLAGNAARHTAVGQKVLVTASALAGRVELRVVDRGPGLPADGRDRLFEPFQRLGDTDNTTGLGLGLALARGLTEAMNGTLTPEDTPGGGLTMVVSLPFAEQTESTEYPHPRGAQSVGGA